The Nitrospiraceae bacterium genome includes a region encoding these proteins:
- a CDS encoding 1-acyl-sn-glycerol-3-phosphate acyltransferase, with protein MQRPRSIPAHPPFSFSSLKVPGTQSGFVYPVLHRLNFLVCRLMYGVGVIEPSQVPIDGPALIVCDHTSMGDPLVLMATAGRPIRFLMAKEIYAQSHLRWVFQSFRCIPVQRGKRDIRAIRMMLGGLAAQEVIGLFPEGGLDRYRLDAGYLGIGYLAIKSGAPVIPSSIVWDGPHSVTSMVKTLVIPSKARIRYGKPLQFPQEVRPSKESLQLCTREIMKQIEALRQSILSGDS; from the coding sequence ATGCAGAGACCTCGTTCTATTCCGGCTCATCCCCCCTTTTCCTTTTCATCGTTGAAGGTTCCAGGGACACAATCCGGCTTCGTCTATCCTGTCCTGCATCGATTAAACTTCTTGGTCTGTCGGCTCATGTATGGTGTGGGGGTGATAGAGCCATCTCAGGTTCCCATAGACGGACCAGCGTTGATTGTGTGTGACCATACCTCCATGGGGGACCCATTGGTCTTAATGGCCACCGCAGGACGGCCTATCCGGTTTCTAATGGCGAAAGAGATCTATGCGCAGTCCCATCTCCGTTGGGTGTTTCAGTCGTTTCGCTGTATTCCGGTACAACGAGGGAAGCGGGATATCCGTGCAATTCGTATGATGTTAGGTGGTCTGGCAGCACAGGAGGTGATCGGCCTTTTCCCCGAAGGCGGGTTGGATCGATATCGTTTAGATGCGGGGTATTTAGGCATTGGCTATCTGGCCATAAAATCAGGTGCGCCCGTCATTCCGTCGTCCATCGTGTGGGATGGTCCCCATTCGGTGACGTCGATGGTTAAAACCCTAGTGATTCCGAGTAAAGCGAGAATTCGATATGGAAAACCCCTGCAATTCCCCCAAGAGGTTCGTCCGAGTAAGGAATCCCTTCAATTGTGTACGAGGGAAATTATGAAACAAATTGAAGCGTTGCGGCAAAGTATTCTCTCGGGTGACTCCTGA
- a CDS encoding TldD/PmbA family protein: MSKLPTTYGDRFPELAAMVLKRAKALGATEADLLVAEGDSVSVQVRMSEVDRLSKAREKVLGIRVFFGKRSASSSTSDFSKASLDRLVSDTCSLARAVVEDETSGLPAPDQMVVDIPDMDMKDDRQLAVDEEIDLAKRTEQSAFSADPRITNSEGAECSAGYGSILLANSHGFVGSYASSSYSLSVSPIALDSQNGGMQRDYWYSAKRKFHELDSPESIGQEAARRTVRRLGSRTITTQEVPVIFDPETAKGLLGHISSAVSGYSLYKGASFLLGQLGKSIASDLVTVIDDGRLAGGLGSRPFDGEGLATRKTLVIDRGVLSSYLLDTYSGRKLGMASTGNASRSVGENPTVGATNLFLSPGSYSPDEILKSMKRGLYVTDLIGFGVNLVTGDYSRGAAGFWVENGELTHPVEEVTIAGNLQQILKDIEMVGNDLEFRGRVASPTVKIRKMMVAGH; this comes from the coding sequence ATGTCAAAACTCCCCACCACATATGGTGACCGTTTCCCCGAGTTGGCTGCCATGGTTCTCAAACGAGCCAAGGCTTTAGGGGCAACGGAGGCGGATCTTCTTGTGGCGGAAGGCGATTCAGTCTCAGTGCAGGTGCGGATGTCAGAGGTGGATCGGCTTTCCAAAGCCCGTGAGAAGGTCTTGGGCATTCGGGTGTTTTTTGGCAAGCGTTCAGCCAGTTCTTCTACGTCGGATTTTTCCAAAGCCTCGTTAGATCGTTTAGTCAGTGACACATGTAGTTTGGCCAGGGCTGTGGTTGAAGATGAAACTTCAGGCCTGCCGGCGCCGGATCAAATGGTGGTTGATATCCCCGACATGGATATGAAAGATGATCGGCAATTGGCAGTTGATGAGGAAATAGACCTGGCCAAGCGAACCGAACAATCCGCGTTTTCGGCAGATCCCCGTATCACCAATTCTGAAGGGGCTGAGTGTTCGGCCGGCTATGGATCGATCTTGTTGGCGAATTCCCATGGGTTTGTTGGATCATATGCCAGTTCTTCCTACTCACTCTCTGTGTCGCCCATCGCGTTGGACAGCCAAAATGGCGGTATGCAGCGGGACTATTGGTACTCCGCGAAGCGTAAATTCCATGAATTGGATAGCCCGGAATCGATCGGCCAGGAGGCCGCTCGCCGAACCGTGAGGCGGCTAGGGAGTCGGACCATTACGACACAAGAAGTTCCCGTGATTTTCGATCCGGAAACGGCCAAAGGCCTCCTAGGGCATATTTCCTCAGCGGTATCAGGGTATTCCTTATATAAGGGGGCCTCGTTTCTTTTGGGACAACTCGGAAAGTCAATTGCTTCAGATTTGGTGACAGTGATTGATGATGGTCGGTTAGCCGGAGGGCTGGGATCTCGACCCTTTGATGGGGAAGGGTTGGCCACGAGAAAAACCCTGGTGATCGATAGAGGGGTGCTGTCGAGTTACCTCTTAGACACGTATTCAGGAAGAAAATTAGGGATGGCATCCACGGGCAATGCATCAAGATCCGTGGGCGAAAATCCGACAGTGGGTGCCACGAATTTATTTCTCTCGCCAGGCTCCTATTCACCAGATGAAATTCTCAAATCTATGAAGCGAGGGTTGTACGTCACGGATCTGATTGGATTTGGTGTGAACCTTGTCACGGGAGACTATTCAAGAGGAGCGGCAGGGTTTTGGGTTGAAAATGGAGAGCTGACCCATCCGGTGGAGGAAGTCACCATTGCCGGGAATTTACAACAGATACTGAAGGATATTGAGATGGTCGGGAATGATCTCGAATTTCGTGGCCGAGTGGCCAGTCCTACCGTTAAAATTCGCAAGATGATGGTTGCCGGTCATTAG